CCGCTGGCAATAATAAAATAATCTGCCATTACGGATACTTTGCAGATATCAATGATTCTGATATCTTCCCCTTTCTTATCCGCTAACGCTGCATAAGCGGTTTTTACCATCTCAACTGACTGATTCATCCTTGCTCTCCCTTCTTGTTTTCGTGAACCTGCTTATAATAAGCATATGCCTGCTTTGACATGGAGTCCACAAAATTGCCTTTTCCTTCCAGATAATCCAAGGATTCCTTAAGGATCTGATAAACGCACTCATCTAAGTCTACAAAAGCCACAGACCGTACAAGAGCCAGATTCATTGCCCTGTCACGTCTGGGTTCAATATAATCCGCGGTAAAAACGATTTTCTCCAATATTGACATCTCCGGTCTTCCGGTGGTATGCCAACGGATGGCATTTATGATCTCTCCGTCGTTTATGCGGTATTTATGCTCTGCCAGCCATGCCCCATATTTTGCATGGAGCACTACCGGAGCCTTTAATTCATCGTCAGTTAATGGAAGATTCTGTTTCCTGCATTTTCTGATAATCTCATCATCTCCATAAGGCTTGGCACAATCATGAAGCAGGCCGGCCAGCTCCGCTTTATTTAAATCATATCCATAGCGCATCGCCAATGCGGTGCAGATAAATGATACGCTGACCGTATGCTCAAACCTGGAAGGAGTTAATCTTCCCTTTAAATCACTTCTTAACTCTAAGATCAGATCTTTCATGGTTCCAACTCCTGATATAAACCGTGGGCGCTGATATACTCAATGATCTCCCGCGGTACATAGTCTTCTATGGACTGGCCTCTGGCAATCATGCGGCGTAATTCCGCAGAAGAGATGTCCATTTCTCCGCAGTGAAGCGTGCGGATATCTGCGCCATATTTGGAGGCCAGATAAGCAATCTGCTTGTCCATGGAACGGTCCGCTTCCTCATATTCCCGCCGGGCGGTCAGTATGACTGCCTGAGCCAACACCTGATCCGGCTCATACCAATTCTCAATTTCATATAAAGAATCAGCTCCAATGATAAAATAAAAGGAATGCTCCGGATATTCTTCACGCAGCAATCTTAATGTCTGCGCCGTATACGTATACCCATTCCGCCTCATCTCAAAATCCGAACAGACAAGACCTTCATGATCTTTCACAGCAAGTTCCGTCATGGCAAGACGCATGGCCGGTTCTGACACATTACGGTTCTTTTTGTGAGGCGGATGTCCGGAAGGCATATACCAGACTTCTTTTAGGCCATATTCCTTATATGCCTGCCCGCCAATCATCAAGTGTCCATTGTGGATCGGATCAAAAGTGCCGCCCATAATACCAATTTTACCCATAATCTTCGACTCCCTGGCCCCATAATGAAACAGGATTATTTAGGAAGTACGATCTTCCTCTTATTCTCCTCTTTCGCCTGCTTATAAAGGACGATCTTCCTTCCAATCACCTGAACGACTTCGGAATGGGTCCTTTCTGATAATACTGCAGCAATGCTGTTTCCATCATCCAGACAATTCTTGAGCACAGTAATCTTTACTAACTCTCTGGCTTCCAGCGCCTCTGCAACCGCATTGGTGATTTCCGGTGTCAGGCTGGATTTTCCAATCTGGAAGATAGGATCTATATTCATCGCCAATCCCTTTAAATAGGATCTCTGCTTACTCGTCATATTATTCTCCTCGTTATTTGTAATAGTCAAATTCAAGACCATACATGCGGACCGTATCTCCTTCTTCAATTCCCGCCTGTTCAAGCTCATCTAAAATTCCGTTTTCTTTTAAGAATTTCTGGAAGAAGCTGAAGCCTTTTTCTGATTCCAGATTCGTGTAGCCTAACATCTTTTCAATGCGGGGGCCTTCTACCACGTAAACACCATCTTCTGTAACTTCCACCGTATAAGGAAGCAGTGCATAAGACAGAGTATTAACATCGAATTCCTTTTCAAATATGATCGGGCTTAAATTCACAGTCTGAAGCAGCTCATAGATAGCATATAACAGTTCTTTTACACCCTGACCGCTTACTGCGGATATAGGATACACCTTAACGCCCTGAGGTTCAAATTCCGCCTTAAGCCTTTCAACCGGATCATCGCCGTCATCATATATTGCATCAGTCTTATTGGCCGCAATGATCTGAGGACGTTCCATCAGCTCCGGATTATAAGCCTCCAGCTCCTTATTAATTGCATGGATATCCGCAATGGGATCTCTTCCTTCCGTAGATGCGGCATCCACTACATGAACCAGGACTCTTGTCCGTTCAATATGACGGAGAAAATCATGTCCTAATCCAACACCCTCGGAAGCGCCCTCAATAAGCCCTGGGATGTCAGCCATAACAAAGCCCTTTCCTCCATCCACATCCACAACTCCCAAATGGGGGTTTAAGGTTGTAAAATGGTAGTTGGCTATTTTAGGTCTTGCATTGCTGACTCTGGAAAGAAGTGTAGATTTTCCAACGTTTGGAAAACCAACCAGTCCTACATCCGCAATAACCTTTAATTCAAGCTGTACCCAGAGTTCCTGACAAGCCTGTCCGGGCTGGGCGTATTTGGGAGCCTGCATGGTAGGGGTTGCATAATGCATATTTCCCTGTCCGCCTTTGCCACCCTTTAAAATAACCTCCCGGCGGTTTTCACCGGACATATCTGCAATGACTTTTCCGGATTCAAAATCCTTGATTACCGTACCTTCCGGGACCTTGATCACCAGATCCCTGCCGTCCTTACCATGGCAGCGGCGTTTTCCGCCTGATTCCCCATCCTGTGCGGTATATTTGTGAATATGCCGGAAATCACTTAATGTGTTAAGGCCTTCATCAACCTCAAATATAATAGCACCGCCGCGGCCTCCGTCACCTCCGTCAGGACCGCCGCACGGAACATAAAGTTCCCTCCGGAAACTGACATGGCCATCGCCGCCTTTTCCGGATCTTATAAATATTTTTGCTCTATCGGCAAACATTCATTCACCTGTTACCTTTCTTTTCGATTAAAATTAGGGCTTAACCCTTTTCTTTAAAGGGTTAAGCCCCTTTCTTAAAGGGTTCAACCCCAAATTGAGCATGAGCAGCGAATTTTTGAATACAGGCAGCCGGGCAATTCCTGTATCTTAAAAAACGGCTCCATACGTTTAAGGTATGAAGCCGGTCCAATTATTCGTTAATTGCTTTTGGATAAACAGAAACCTGCTTTTTGTCTCTGCCTTTTCTCTCAAATCTTACAACGCCATCCACTAAAGCGAATAATGTATCATCACCGCCACGGCCTACGTTGATGCCTGGATGAATGTGAGTTCCGCGCTGTCTGTACAGAATATTGCCAGCTAATACGAACTGACCGTCAGCTCTCTTAGCGCCTAATCTCTTAGACTCGGAATCTCTACCGTTCTTGGTAGAACCAACACCCTTTTTATGAGCGAAAAATTGAAGGTTCATTCTTAACATTACTTACACCTCCTTAAATCGGATTTTAATATATGGTTCTCCATATTCTTCTTCAATATCCTGTAATCCTAATACCAAAGAATTCATGAGGAGTTGTGATTCTGAACTTATATCTGAAGTAAAACGGAATTGAAAAGCACCTGTCTTTTCCTCCTGATCCACTTCAAAGGAATCTTCTGTAAATTGTTCCACGCTGTTGGCCAGGTTAAATGTAAGCGCTGACACCGCAGCACAGACAAGTTCCTGCCCTTCCTGACGATCATCAGCTAAACCGGCATGTCCCAACATCTGAATTCCTGCATAATGCTGTTCCGAATCAACCATTACGGTTACTCTTATCATAATTAAGCATTGATCTTTTCGATCTTAACCTGAGTATAAGACTGTCTGTGACCATTTTTCTTATGGTATCCGGATTTTCTCTTATACTTGTAAACAATAACTTTCTTAGCTTTGCCTTCCTTTACAACTGTACCTGTTACGGTAGCACCTGCTACGGTTGGGCAGCCAACAGCTAATTCACCATTGTTTACAACAAGTACCTGGTCAAATGTGACAGCTTCGCCAGCGTCAACACCAAGCTTTTCCACTTTAATGATATCGCCTTCCGCTACTTTGTACTGCTTTCCACCTGTTGCAATAATCGCGTACATATGGCACCTCCTATTATCATTACTCGCCAACTATGGTGTTCCAAAAAATTTGGAAACTTTTAAACCTCATTGTGCGGCATACTGTACTAATATATCATTCCCTAACTGTTCTGTCAATATCTTTTAAATAAAAAATAATCAGCTTTCCCGCCTGCAGCCTGGCTTTTTCTTGTATTTCTTTCTGACACCTAGTATAATAGAAGCCGTAAGATAAAACAAGGGGACATGTTGTCGGCAAAAGAAACATTTGGCTTACCGTGCTGCCAGCCTTCCGGTGCCATAACTGCTATGATTCCGTGGATTATCATCATGATCATTTTTATTATAAGAACAGTTATGAACCTAAAAATTTTTCATAAGCATATGAAAGGAGATCAGACTATGAGAATCTTTTTTAACAGAGAGTGGAGTTTAGCTGAAAAACGATTATCAATCGTGTCGGCACTTCTGTTGGGCTGCGTCCTGGGCTTTTTATTCGCGCCAATAAAGAAAGGAGTTTACTGCGGCAACCATAACGGAAACACCAGTATTCCGGAAAAATGCACAAAGGAAATCCAGTAACATTTCATTTTTCTATCCACGAAACAAGGCCGCAGAGCTTCAAAAATCTGCGGCCTTTTCTATATATTAATTATTTTTCCATGTAGAAGGTGCAAAAATCAATAGCATTGGGAATACCTCCAAACGTCCCGCCAGCATGTCAAACATCATAACATATTTGGACAAAGCAGAAAAATGGGAAAAGTTCTGGAGAGGACCGGCCCCTGCCAGTCCTGGCCCGATGTTATTAAAGGTTGCTGCTACGGCGGTAAAATTGGTGGTGAAATCAAAGTTATCCAGACTGACGATCAGAACGGAAACTGTAAAAATCACGATGTAAGCACCTAAAAATGTATTGATGGACCGGAGCACATTATGTTCAACGGGCTTTCCCTCCAGCTTTATAATCTTCACGCTTCTGGGATGGAGCATGGATGCCAGTTCCTTTTTAACAGCCTTTAAAAGGATAACGACTCGTGATACCTTAAAGCCTCCGCCCGTACTTCCTGCACAAGCACCAATAAACATGAGAGCCACCAGGACCCCTTTTGAAAATTCCGGCCATAAATCAAAGTCAACGGTGGAATAACCCGTTGTGGTAATAATCGAAGCCACCTGGAATGCTGCATGATGAAAAGCAGAAAACAGGCTTCCAAAGCTGCCGCGAATATTTAATGTAATAAACAAAACAGACACTGCAATGATTCCCAGATATGCCCTGGCTTCCTCACAACGGAAGGCCTCCTTTGGATGACGGGTTAAAAGCAGGTGATATACATTAAAGTTTATACCGAATAAAATCATAAATACGGTGACAACTCCCTGCAGATAATAACTGTCATAAAAAGCCATGCTGCTGTTCTTGATGCCAAATCCGCCTGTACCGGCTGTGCCAAAGCTGATTGCCAGTGAATCAAAAAGGGACATACCTCCTATCAGAAGAAGGATGACTTGCAGCACCGTCATAAATAAATAGATCGTATAAAGGATTTTAGCGGTCGTCCGTACCTTGGGCACTAGTTTTCCTACGGAAGGGCCAGGGCTTTCCGCCTTCATAATATACATATTATAACCGCCGGCAAGAGGAAGGATGGATAAAATAAATACCAGAACCCCCATACCGCCGATCCAGTGGGTAAAGCTCCTCCATATGATCATACATTGGGAAAGAGATTCCACATCCGGCAAAACGCTGGAGCCTGTTGTGGTAAAGCCGGAAATAACCTCAAACATGGCATCTTCAAACCTGGGGATTTCCCCACTCAAGTAAAAGGGCATTGCCCCAAAAAAGCTTAATACGATCCAGCTTAGTGCAACAGTAACAAAGCCTTCTTTTGCAAAGAAAACCATGTTTTCAGGCTTTTTGCGGGTGAAAATAAACCCGATGCCTCCGCAGACCGCCATAACTGCCAGAAACCAATAACCACACGTTTCCTTATAAATCAATGCTGTGATACACGGCAGCAACATAAAAGCTGCCTCAATATTTAAAATCCAGCCCATCATATAGATGATAACTTTTTTATTCATAGCCTTTTCGCCTTTTCCTACCTTAGTATGTCCTTTAAATCATTGAGCCCGGTCACCGTGGTGACTACGATTACCCGGTCGCCTTCTTCCAGGGTATCCTTTCCACGGGGACTGATAAAACGTCCATTCCGGTTGATGAAGGCTACAAGAAGGTTATTTTTAAGCTCAAGCGTTTCAAGTGGTATCCCTACGATACTTGGTTCATTTGCCACACGGAATTCCAGGGCTTCCGCCCTGTCCGCCACGATTTTATAAAGGGTTTCTACATTACTTCCCATAGAATTCTGCATGGCGCGGACATACTGGAGAATGGTTTCAGCTGTGATGAGCTTGGGATAGATCACACTGCCTAAATTCATGGAATCAATGACATTTTCAAAAGCGATCCGGTTCACCTTAGTAATAAGCTTTGCCTTGGACTGGCTTGCTGCATAAAGTGAAAGCATGATGTTTTCTTCGTCAAAGCCCGTAAGAGAAGCAAAGGCATCGATTTGTCCGATTCCTTCCTGAAGAAGCAGCTCCTGATTGGAAGCATCTCCATGAATGACCATAGCCCTTGGCAGAAGCTCACTCAGCTCATTGCAGCGTTCCATATTCTGCTCCAGAATCTTAACGTTAATTTTTGTATTTTCCAATAATTTGGCAACGTAATATGTAATCTTTCCGCCGCCTACCAGCATTGCTGTTCGAATTGTATTATTATCAATCCCTACCTGCTTGAAGAATTCGTTGGCTTCTGCAGGGGATGCGATAAAGGAGATCTTATCTCCTGCCGTCATAACGGATTCACCGCTTGGTATGATGACTTCGCTGCCGTGCTCAATGGCACAGATCAGCACATTGCAGTGAAGCATGGTCAGGACCTCCCGCACCTTCATGTTATGAAGGATGGAGTGATCCGGCACACGGAATTTTAAGATCTCAATCCTGCCCTTGGCAAAGGTATCAATTTTGATTGCAGATGGAAAACGCAGCAGCCTGGCGATTTCCATGGCCGCAGCCATCTCCGGGTTAATGGCCATGGAAAGCCCCAGTTCCTCCCTGATATAGTTGATCTCAGAGTGATATTCCGGATTACGGATCCTGGCAATGGTATGGCAGCCTCCTGCTTTCTTTGCAATCAGGCAGCAAAGCATATTCAGCTCGTCGGAATTGGTTGTTGCAATTAAAAGATCTGTCTCCTGAATTCCTGCCTCCATCTGCACTTTATAAACCGCCCCATTTCCCACGACGCCCATGACGTCTATTCTCTCTGTAATAGAGTTAATGACATCGGCGTTTTTATCAATGAGCATAATATCGTGATGTTCGTTATTCAGCTGCTCTGCCAGGGTTGTTCCCACCTTACCACAACCCACTATAATGATCTTCATAATAAAACCTTCTCCTTCATCTGCAATGCCTGCTCATAAAGAGGCTTTCGCATTTTTTTTCTGGTCACTTCCACCAGATTTAATTTTGTCATTTCAACAACAGTCGTCTTGACCGGATCTTTGGACAAAATCCTCTCTAGACGCTCCATAAGGATTCGCCGGTCTTCTTCTGCTTCCATATCAATAAAATCAATAATAATGATACCGGATAAATTCCTGAGACGCAGCTGATGTCCGATTTCCTCGGCAGCCTCCAGGTTGACCTTTTTGATGGTTTCCCTGAGTTCTTTTTTCCCGGAATACTTTCCCGTATTTACATCAATGACTACCAGGGCTTCTGTAGGTTCGATGACCAGGTAACCTCCTGATTTCAGCCAGACCCTTTTCCCCAGGGCCTCTTCCATGGTCTTTTCTATCCGGTAAAGTTTTCTTAAGGGAAGGAGACTGTCCTCATACCATGTAAGAAGCCCTAAGTCTTCCGGCTGGAACTGGGTAAGGTATTCTTTTACAGCCTGGTAAATATCCGGTTCATCGGTAAT
The nucleotide sequence above comes from Lacrimispora sp. BS-2. Encoded proteins:
- a CDS encoding TrkH family potassium uptake protein, whose amino-acid sequence is MNKKVIIYMMGWILNIEAAFMLLPCITALIYKETCGYWFLAVMAVCGGIGFIFTRKKPENMVFFAKEGFVTVALSWIVLSFFGAMPFYLSGEIPRFEDAMFEVISGFTTTGSSVLPDVESLSQCMIIWRSFTHWIGGMGVLVFILSILPLAGGYNMYIMKAESPGPSVGKLVPKVRTTAKILYTIYLFMTVLQVILLLIGGMSLFDSLAISFGTAGTGGFGIKNSSMAFYDSYYLQGVVTVFMILFGINFNVYHLLLTRHPKEAFRCEEARAYLGIIAVSVLFITLNIRGSFGSLFSAFHHAAFQVASIITTTGYSTVDFDLWPEFSKGVLVALMFIGACAGSTGGGFKVSRVVILLKAVKKELASMLHPRSVKIIKLEGKPVEHNVLRSINTFLGAYIVIFTVSVLIVSLDNFDFTTNFTAVAATFNNIGPGLAGAGPLQNFSHFSALSKYVMMFDMLAGRLEVFPMLLIFAPSTWKNN
- the yqeK gene encoding bis(5'-nucleosyl)-tetraphosphatase (symmetrical) YqeK, producing MKDLILELRSDLKGRLTPSRFEHTVSVSFICTALAMRYGYDLNKAELAGLLHDCAKPYGDDEIIRKCRKQNLPLTDDELKAPVVLHAKYGAWLAEHKYRINDGEIINAIRWHTTGRPEMSILEKIVFTADYIEPRRDRAMNLALVRSVAFVDLDECVYQILKESLDYLEGKGNFVDSMSKQAYAYYKQVHENKKGEQG
- the rplU gene encoding 50S ribosomal protein L21 translates to MYAIIATGGKQYKVAEGDIIKVEKLGVDAGEAVTFDQVLVVNNGELAVGCPTVAGATVTGTVVKEGKAKKVIVYKYKRKSGYHKKNGHRQSYTQVKIEKINA
- the obgE gene encoding GTPase ObgE, with the protein product MFADRAKIFIRSGKGGDGHVSFRRELYVPCGGPDGGDGGRGGAIIFEVDEGLNTLSDFRHIHKYTAQDGESGGKRRCHGKDGRDLVIKVPEGTVIKDFESGKVIADMSGENRREVILKGGKGGQGNMHYATPTMQAPKYAQPGQACQELWVQLELKVIADVGLVGFPNVGKSTLLSRVSNARPKIANYHFTTLNPHLGVVDVDGGKGFVMADIPGLIEGASEGVGLGHDFLRHIERTRVLVHVVDAASTEGRDPIADIHAINKELEAYNPELMERPQIIAANKTDAIYDDGDDPVERLKAEFEPQGVKVYPISAVSGQGVKELLYAIYELLQTVNLSPIIFEKEFDVNTLSYALLPYTVEVTEDGVYVVEGPRIEKMLGYTNLESEKGFSFFQKFLKENGILDELEQAGIEEGDTVRMYGLEFDYYK
- a CDS encoding ribosomal-processing cysteine protease Prp, with amino-acid sequence MIRVTVMVDSEQHYAGIQMLGHAGLADDRQEGQELVCAAVSALTFNLANSVEQFTEDSFEVDQEEKTGAFQFRFTSDISSESQLLMNSLVLGLQDIEEEYGEPYIKIRFKEV
- the rpmA gene encoding 50S ribosomal protein L27; amino-acid sequence: MLRMNLQFFAHKKGVGSTKNGRDSESKRLGAKRADGQFVLAGNILYRQRGTHIHPGINVGRGGDDTLFALVDGVVRFERKGRDKKQVSVYPKAINE
- the trkA gene encoding Trk system potassium transporter TrkA is translated as MKIIIVGCGKVGTTLAEQLNNEHHDIMLIDKNADVINSITERIDVMGVVGNGAVYKVQMEAGIQETDLLIATTNSDELNMLCCLIAKKAGGCHTIARIRNPEYHSEINYIREELGLSMAINPEMAAAMEIARLLRFPSAIKIDTFAKGRIEILKFRVPDHSILHNMKVREVLTMLHCNVLICAIEHGSEVIIPSGESVMTAGDKISFIASPAEANEFFKQVGIDNNTIRTAMLVGGGKITYYVAKLLENTKINVKILEQNMERCNELSELLPRAMVIHGDASNQELLLQEGIGQIDAFASLTGFDEENIMLSLYAASQSKAKLITKVNRIAFENVIDSMNLGSVIYPKLITAETILQYVRAMQNSMGSNVETLYKIVADRAEALEFRVANEPSIVGIPLETLELKNNLLVAFINRNGRFISPRGKDTLEEGDRVIVVTTVTGLNDLKDILR
- the yhbY gene encoding ribosome assembly RNA-binding protein YhbY is translated as MTSKQRSYLKGLAMNIDPIFQIGKSSLTPEITNAVAEALEARELVKITVLKNCLDDGNSIAAVLSERTHSEVVQVIGRKIVLYKQAKEENKRKIVLPK
- the nadD gene encoding nicotinate-nucleotide adenylyltransferase yields the protein MGKIGIMGGTFDPIHNGHLMIGGQAYKEYGLKEVWYMPSGHPPHKKNRNVSEPAMRLAMTELAVKDHEGLVCSDFEMRRNGYTYTAQTLRLLREEYPEHSFYFIIGADSLYEIENWYEPDQVLAQAVILTARREYEEADRSMDKQIAYLASKYGADIRTLHCGEMDISSAELRRMIARGQSIEDYVPREIIEYISAHGLYQELEP